The region TCTACTGTCTCATGCCTACTTCCAGTCCTGATGCCAGCCGGTGGGGGTCTCTTCAGGACCCCGGCTCCGTGGGCTTTTCCAGTCCCTATTCTGAAAAACTTTAGGGCCAAGAGTGACTCAACGCCCAGGCGATCTGTGACCCTTTTCTGGGAGATGCTCTCTGTTTACCTTCAGATATTTCAGGAGCCCAGGAGAGCAAATAAGGTGGAGCAGGTGCTGCTGCAGTATTCCAGGTGCATCCAGGTGAGGCTGCGGGTCCCCGGAGCCCCTGAAGGGGGCGCCCACACTCTGGCGCTGCAGCTCTGGGCTGGTGTTCCCGCAGCACTGCGGCCAGGGCCAGGCCCGGGGCACGGAGACGGGCGCCCTGCTGCTCTCCGTGGTCGGGGGAAAGATGAGTGAAGGCATCAACTTCTCTGACGACCTTGGGCGGTAAGCAGTGACTTCTCACCCCTTGGGCTCTGACTTTGCACCTGGGCTGACGGCTCAGGTCCACACCCTTGAGGGGCCTGGACTCACCAACTCTGGATTGGGCCCTCTGGGGCCAGCTGGAAAACCAGGCTGCCCCTCCTGGATCAGGACTCGGTTCCTTGGTCTAGACTGGACGTCTGGGCTGATGAGAGAACTTGCTCCAGGTGGCAGGGatgaggggaaggagaggctgaaGGAAGCTGGTGGCGGTGGGTGGGGACGGGCCCCTCGTCCTGGGCCTTGGGAACCACCCACGTGCCCCGGGTCACGTGTGACTCCGTCCTAGATGTGTGGTCATGGTGGGCATGCCTTACCCCAACATCATGTCTCCAGAGCTGCAGGAGAAGATGGCTTACCTGGACCAGACGCTTGTGAGTACCCCCGTGCCTCCCCCAGCTGCAGCTACCCCTCGACATGTGTGCCTGTTTGCCCCAAAGGGATGGACATGCCTCCATACTCCTGGGTGTTTTCGCACCATCAGCTGTTGTATCGGCTGCTGGTGCCCGCAAGGCCCACTGGTCTTGCCCCCAAGCCTTGGTCGCTGTCACAGAGAACCCCTCACAGGAGGCAGGCATCAACCCTGATGGGTCCTCTCTGCCCTTTGCAGCCCAGAGCCCCAGGCCAGGCCCGCCCCGGGAAGGTGCTGGTGGAGAACCTGTGCATGAAGGCTGTCAACCAGTCCATAGGTAAGCCTGGGGCGGTGCTGCTGGCGGGAGGGGAGGCTGTGGGCTGAGGTGACAGGAAGGAGCAGTTTCACCTGCCGTCTCTCCAGCCTGAGCGCTGAGGAACGGGAGGGGCATAGTAGGAAGACCCGTCCCCATTCTGTCCAGGCAGGGCCATCAGGCACCAGAAGGACTTTGCCAGCATAGTGCTCCTGGACCAACGGTACGCCTCCCCGGCCATCCAGGCCAAGCTGCCGGCCTGGATCCGGGACCGCGTGGAGGTCAAAGCCACCTTTGGCCCTGCCTTTGCTGCTCTGCGGAAGGTCAGTCCTGCCCTTCTGGCTCCCTGAGACTGTCCCGCCCCTGCCCCAGTTTGGTGTCATGGTCTTTCCCTCTCTGCAGTTCCATCGAGAGAAAGCTGGCCTTTCCTGACTGGTGGTCGCACCAGGGTCGCCAGGGCCTCCCTTCACCTGTCCACGGGCAACATCATCGTGAGGTTGGTCTGCAGGGATCCTGCCTGAGAAGGGGGTGCCGTGGGAGCCCCTTCAGGACTCACTGGGCTGCCAGGATTCAGGAAGAGGTGGACCAGCCAGCAGGAGACAACGAGGCTGACCCCAAAGAAACAGTGACCCCGCCATTCCTGGCCCGACCCCCGGGCAACTGCCTTGCTTGGAACGGAGTCTGTCTCTGCTCGGCCCAGCCCTGTGTCCAGCTCTCCGCTGATTCCTGGCTGGTCTGTGAGTGGCTGTGGAGGCTGCAACCACCCTGCCCTGGCCTGTTTCTCAGAATCCATTCTCAGAGGTGAGATGGAGCAGGCTCTTCCAGCCTCTCCCTTTCTCACTGAAATAGCTGTTCCAGACCTTTCACCCTCGGAAACTCAAGAATGttacccatccccaccccctggtATCCACAGGGCTGTTCTGCCCCAGCTTCGGGTCCTCTCGGCCACCTTTTCTCTAAGTCTTTAAGAACTGCTCCCCAACCTCCCAGCCTCACTTCCTCCTACACTGTAGCCCTCACCTGCCCCCGGGGCCCTGCCAGCAGGATCATCCTCCTGGCCTGGCTCCAGGGCCTCCTGCTCAGCCTCAGAGCAGACGCCAAGACACCGCCTCCCCTGACATCAGCGATTATGCCGAGGGCCATTAGGCTCTCAGCGCGGCTATTTTTAGAGACCCCGTGTCTATCACGGAGACACTTTCCTGTGTGGAAACAGCCCTCCCTCCCTgcacccacccccccaacctAAGCCCCAGCTCCAAGGGCCGTCTGCACAGCTAAGGTTCCTTAATTAAAAGTGCACTGTTGGTTTAGGCTTGCATCACTTCTTtattgattcatgtactgttttaCTGCAGTCTAAGGAAGAGGAGCACAGGCAgagggcacccccacccccacgcctcCCCTGCAATTTGGCCTCCGAAAGCAGCCTCCTTGCTCCTTGAAGATCCTGGCAAGAGAGCTGGAGAGTCCTCCATGACCCTGTCCCCCCAAGGAGCCTGTCTGGCTGTTTTGCATGGGGGCGTGGTGCAGTCAGGGACTTGGGGGGCGATGAGCTGAGCCCTAGGACTCCCAGTCATCCTCGTCCTCTTCGCCCGGGGGCTGttgtgggggaggcaggggcggGATGGAGTCTGACATCCGGGCGAAGGCTCCCCCTGGCCCCTCGCTGGCCCCAGACCCAGGTCCTTTCCCGGAGATACCTGGGAGGGCAGATGCCGGAGTGAGGAGCTGGTCTGGCCACCAGGCCAGCCAGGCCCTACAGACCTGAAAACCGCGAGGAAGGAGGCGGCACCAGGGTCCTGCTTCCTACCTTTGCGCCTCATGGCCAGCTTGTTGAAAAGGTCTGACATCAGGTCCCCGCCCTGGCTGGTGGCTCTCACTGCAGTGGGAGAGCATGGGGACAAGGTGAAGGGACCCGGGGTGGGCTCAGTCCAGCCCATGTGACACCCCAGGGCTCAATCATGGGGTCCTCTGCACTGTCAACACTCTGGCCCCTCCACAGCCACCAGGCCACCACAGCCCCTGGAGCACTGTTCAGTGTTACTAGGAAAGCAGGTGACCTCTGAGTAACGGAGTCACTGACATCCTGAGACAGGCACGGAGGAGCGGAGTCGCCTCCGTCCTGAGCCGGGCTCAGGGAGCAGCACTGGGCAGAGGAGGAGCCTGCCCAGGGTCCCCGTGCACCGTTCAGAAGCACAGCTGGGATGACTCAGGGCTGGGATCCCAGGGAGCACGGCTGCTTTGGGCCCAGACGTGGCATCTGTCAGCACTGGACGCACTACTGACGTAGCCCGGAGCCTCAAGGGGCCTCGAGAAGTGGGCTGCAGCTAGGTCCCCGTCTCTAAAAATATCTCTAGTCCCCAACTGTTTCCTTGGACCATTGGCCGAGTCTAAGCAGGCTCCAGCTCCGGGCAGGAGGGCCCACACAGCCCCTGGAGACGCGGGCAGAGCGCCCTGCAGCAGGTCCGGCCTCACCTTGCTCCtgctctttctgcttctttttctccaGCTTGCGCTCCTTGACACTGCGGAGCTTGGCCTTGCCGATGCCCCCGGCCTGGCGGATGGACTCCAGCAGAGTGGCCCGGCCGCTGGAGGGGTCAACCACTTCCTTGGGCGCTCCTTGGACTGGGGCTAGAGGGTGGAAGGTGCAAGGAAGAAAGGCTGCGGGGGCCAAGCCGGACCCCACCGCCCAGGGTGGGTACCGAGGTAGCCTGGGAAACACATCACTGAAGGGCCACGCGGGGGCTCTGGCTGTATTTTCCATGGTTACTAGTAGCCCCCTCTGTCGCTGGTTCAAGGGGAATGGGGGGTCCAGGCTCCCTCTACCCTGAAGGTTAGAATTTCAGGGCCCCAAAGATATGGTTTGAAACCACTACTTTATGAACTCGGGAGAATGTAATTttgaaatcagaatttctgaaaaTCTAGAATTGATGACCACTTAACTAAGCTACCAAAAACCCTTCAGGGATCCAGAAGTTGGAGGCGCCCCTCTCCCACCCACACGCCCTGGGACTGCCCCTACCTGAAGGGGACGCGCCCCCACTGTTGTCCCCACTGGCGGGCTGTCCTGGCGGGGCCATGGGtgggggcggaggtgggggggCGCTGACCAGCACGGCCGGAGCTGGGGGAGgcggtgggggtggcgggggcggtGGGTGTGCCGTCAGCACCCCATCCTCGAGGTCTGGGACAGAAGGCAAGGTGTCAGGTGCCTTAGGAGGCAAGAGGCTGAGCAGGGGAGTGCCCACCCCAGTCTGCCCCCAGCTCTCGGCCCACCTGGCTTGAAAGGCTGGGCCACCTCCGTGTGGAAGGCGGGCAGCTCAGGAATGGCGCCGGGCGCAGAGGGGGCAATGCCTGGGCCCAGGTCCGCGCTGTACATAAGGTCGTCGGCCACGCCGGGCAGGTCAGGCAAGTAGGATGGCACGTCGATGTCTGGCACCTGGCCCAGGTCAGGCACGTAGAAGTAGTTCTCCGGGACCTGTGGGTTGGGAGGGTGAGGGGGGCCAGGGAACAGGCCTTGGAGTTTCCCAGGCCCCCAAGCACAGCTGGGCGTGTAGGGGGCTCATCAGACCCCTGGTCCAGACAACATTGGGGGGGccacgcccccccacccccaggcaccgTCTCCATCCACCTGTTGTTCCAGCTGCTCCCTCCTGCTGATGGACAAAGGGGCATCAAACAGCTTCTCCTCCGTCTCGGCCCCCAGCATCACGTGGGTCTTTGTGACGGCACCAGCCAGAGGGTCCAGGAAGACATACTTCTTGTACCTGGAGAAGGTGGAGGTCAGGGCATGCAGCACCTGTGCTCGGCCCTTGGGCTGGACCACCCTTCCCACATCATTAGGGCCATGGCTCAAGTTAGGATTACAGCCTCCCAGGCCTTATGAGGCAAAACCAACTGGTCAGGAGCCTCCTGGCTCCCAGGCCATAGACTTCTGCTGCACCCGAGCCAGGAGccccctggccccccacccccttcactCACAGGTTCTCAGTGGTGTTGAAGAGCAGCAGGGAGCTAACGGAACTGATGTTGCTGGGGAGCCCGCCCAGCCCCTCCTCAGCCTCGTCCTCAGGCTCCGGCTTGGTGTTCACACACACGGGGAAGAATTTCAGCTTCTCCTGGGGGCGTGGGGAGATGGGAATTGACTGAGGGAGGCGGGTTTCGGCTCCAGGCCAAAGCGATCCCCCGACTCCTCCAGCAGTCAGAATCCTCTGGGGCCTTGGCTCCCCCAGGGTGCGGGGCACTGCCGCAGACCTGCAGGGCGCGCTCGTCCAGGGGGCGGTGCTTGCTCTGGATCCTGTGGCGGGGGCGCCTCTGCAGGCCGGGGTCCTGGGCCCCGGTGAAGATGGAGCCGTACTCCCGCAGACGCTCGGGGGCAGGGTACTTGGCGCTGGAGAACACCTGTGGACACGGCGTCTGGTCAGTCCTGCTGGGCCTGAGACGCTCCGGAgcctgggttggggtggggggactgtGGGCAGGAAGAGACCTGAGGGGTAGCTGGAGCAGGCACCCGGCAGCTTCGGAGgcatggggagaggagaaagaagaggactTTGGGGACCACCGACCAGCCAGAGGACAGGGCCACACGCCTGCTACCTTGATGGCTTTCTTGCTGCCCTTGATCTTCTCGATCTTGGCCTGGGCCAAGGATACCCTCTCCCCGATGGCCTGCAGCTGACTCCGGCTGAGCTCTACTCGCTGGGAGATCCTgccaccaaaaaaacaaaacaaaacaaaaactaatcaCCAGGGCTGGAGGCTCCTCCCCAGGCCCCTGCAGCCTCTGGTCCCACTCGTTTCTACTGGCAAACAGGCAAACGGGGACTCGGGTAAGGGCTTGTGCCTGAagtttttgttttggccacaccccacaacatgcgggatcttagtccctgaccagggattgaacccatgcccctgcagtgcaaacacagagtcttaacccctggacagccagggaagccctcgggTAAGGGCTCTTAAAACAGCAATACCTGCTTGTCAGGGCTGATCCTGGAACTGCCCAGGTGACCTCGATCAGGACTATCCAACCTGAAGGGTCTGGGAATGGACTGTATTCCGTTCCCTGGAGCTCTGGGCAGGGACAGGCAGTCACCCTGGCACCCAGCTGGCACCTGTACGTGCCACCTGAAAGGATGCAGTGCCCACCCACCAGGGCTTTCCTTCTCAGGCCCAGGTGAGCAGAGACAGAATCTTCATGACTTACATGGAGGAAACCAGAGCTTAGAGATTCCAGATCCTGATTCCAGTCCCAGAGCTGACCACAAGGAACCGCCCGACTCAGGGCAGGCAGCTCTGGGTAAACCCTAGTCCCCACTGAGGTTCTCACAGTTGTGGGTGGTCTGCCAAGGGGCtgccccaccccttcccaggATTAGCAGGTTCCAGCAACAGGGTACCCTGTTAGTTCCTGAATATGCCCAATGCTGCCTTGTCATACGGCCCAGCCGTCTCCCCACACGGCTGGTCCTTCATTTCACTGAGTCCCATGCCAAGGCCTGCCTGAGACAGAGTTTAAAACTCACTGTCACTTTCCAACCCTTAGCCGGGTCTATTGGTACACACTGCCACCTGTCACCATCACAGAGAAATCAtttggtcaacaaaggtctacagagtcaaagctatggtttttccaggagtcatgcagggatgtgagagctggaccataatggctgagcgctgaagaaataatgctttcgaactgtggtgctggagaagacctttgagagtcccttggactaaggAGATGAAACTAGTCAATCATAAAAGAAGTCAACACTGAACTGACatgaagagccaacacattggcaaagaccctgttgctgggaaagattgagggcaagagaagggagtgacagaggatgagatggttggatggcatcagtgactccatggacgtgaatttgagcaaactcagggagatagtgaaggacagggaagcctggcatactgcagttcatgaggtcgcaaagagttggatatgacttagcaactgaacaagaaccacCTGTCACCGTGTCTCCTGGGCTTGGGGCTCTGTTCTTTGCTGTGTTCCCAGCACCTGGCACTGAGCCGGGCACCTGAAGGGCTAACACCTCATGCCCCAAGGTAAATGCACACGTGCCTCACTCTCACTATTCAGCAGCACAAGGTTCTTCTCACTTCCCAGgagccccagcccaccccaccagGGTGTCCTCTGCCCAAGAGCCCCCTCTACCTCCAGGAACACCAGCCCCTGACTGTGGCCACAGCTGGTGAATGGCAGAAGGGCCTGCGGACCCTGGTCAGAGACCACATGGCGAGGGAACTCAACGATTTTCTTTACCAGCCCTGATCACCCAGTTTCACAAGCCCAGGGTCTCCACCCCTGATGAAGTCTCCTTGATTACTCCTGTGGCCGCTCGTGTGTGGGGGCTTGAGGATGCAGGGGCTGGGCTCCAAGCAGGTACCCAAACCAGCTTAGTTCTCCTCGACAGGCTAGTCTGAGTGGGGTGGCAACACAGGCCAGAACAAGAGGCCCAGCTTCCTTTTAGGAGATGTGGAACCAGCGACCCGTCTGGGCCCACTTTCTGGCAAGGAGAACGGGCTCCCTATTACACACAGGCCACTTCCTCTCGTTCCCAGCTCAGCCCCATGCTGCCGGGGGATGCAGCAACCTCACAGTTAACATAACGGCAGTGTGGAGGGTTGTGTGGGTGGATGTCCGAACTGGACACGGACAAAGCCTGCTCTCTGATTTCTCAAAGTTGCAGACATCAAGCTTAATAGTGAACTCTGGCAAATTTCTGGGATGGATTATTAAATACAGGGTCCTAAGCAATCTGAAACGGAAGACGTGGATCCCTGGGGCCAGCACTGTTCTAAATTCACAGTGTTTTCTTTTATGACAGGGCTATTAGCCTGGCGTATGGAGGGAAAAACCTCACACGCAGTGCAGCCTGAGTCAGCAAGGGTGCTGATGGCTTCTTGCAAAGTCCTGTGGACGAGAcggagctgggggctggaggagagcaCCCTTAGGAAATATCAGAGCGAGCCAGAGAACAGCAGCACCCGGAGGGCACTGTGGGCTGATTTCAGTCGTGCACAGAGGTCTCCGGCAGGGCCCTGCACAGTTCACCCAGTGCTTGATTAGGAAGCTGGGGTATCCAATGGGAAGGCCCCCAAATGGTCTGCATGGCGGAATCAAGACCCACATGAGCTGAAAGTCCAGGAAAGGTGAAACTGATAAAGAATGACTGTGAAGGTCAGTACTCAGGTTTAAAAAGCCAAGTGCACAAACACAGGGGACAGAGGTTGAGCAGGAGTTCAGGTGAAGGAGGACGTGATGACTTTGGTCACCTAGGCGCTAATGGCAGCCTGGACGAAGGAAGTGAGTCCGTGGAGCACACAGCACCATGTTCCTCTCCCACCTTCTTTCAACAAACAGGACGTCCACTCTCTTGGAGGcatggcagaggaagcagagcccTGGATTCATGAGCTCATCTCCTGGACACCCCACTCACCCACAGCCGTATCCCCTTCAAACCAGGTCCACGTGTTAAGAGGACCATGAATACCCTTCCGGGCTACAGGCTCTGCCTGAGTCACGGCTGCATCGCTAGCACCTGGGACAGCGCCTGACACAGACCACAACACAGCGGCTGGGTAAGTGAGGAGGTAACGAACGTCCAGAGGAGGGTGAGAGCAAGGTGAGGAGTGAGAAGCTCATGTCATACAAGGTAAGCGAAGGACATTCGGTCTAAAGATGAGAGAACTTGGAGAATGTAACTCCCTTCCATCACCAGAAGACCTCAAGTGCTGTCAGGTGGGAAAGCGATCGTCACTGCAGAGAGTGGGGTGCATCAGAGTCCGTGGCTGGGGGGGGCAGTGTGTGTGACACGGATGCAGACCTCAGTGCTGCAGAGGAGAACGTCCTCGTAAACCACTGCCTGGCCTGGGAAGCCATCAGACTCCAGCCGGATGCCCACTGTCAGGGTGCTCCGGGGTGGATTCCTGTGAGGGACAGGACGAAAGACGAGATTCCCAGGGTTCTCCTCTCATCTAAGTAATGTCCTGCTTGTTGA is a window of Odocoileus virginianus isolate 20LAN1187 ecotype Illinois chromosome 23, Ovbor_1.2, whole genome shotgun sequence DNA encoding:
- the WASHC1 gene encoding WASH complex subunit 1 isoform X2; this encodes MTPTGTQHSLAGQTYAVPLIQPDLRREEAIQQVADALQYLQKVSGDIFSRISQRVELSRSQLQAIGERVSLAQAKIEKIKGSKKAIKVFSSAKYPAPERLREYGSIFTGAQDPGLQRRPRHRIQSKHRPLDERALQEKLKFFPVCVNTKPEPEDEAEEGLGGLPSNISSVSSLLLFNTTENLYKKYVFLDPLAGAVTKTHVMLGAETEEKLFDAPLSISRREQLEQQVPENYFYVPDLGQVPDIDVPSYLPDLPGVADDLMYSADLGPGIAPSAPGAIPELPAFHTEVAQPFKPDLEDGVLTAHPPPPPPPPPPPAPAVLVSAPPPPPPPMAPPGQPASGDNSGGASPSAPVQGAPKEVVDPSSGRATLLESIRQAGGIGKAKLRSVKERKLEKKKQKEQEQVRATSQGGDLMSDLFNKLAMRRKGISGKGPGSGASEGPGGAFARMSDSIPPLPPPQQPPGEEDEDDWES
- the WASHC1 gene encoding WASH complex subunit 1 isoform X1 yields the protein MSKSSGHLYSGSQFLDRPPVSLPGGFVPVPPPGTMTPTGTQHSLAGQTYAVPLIQPDLRREEAIQQVADALQYLQKVSGDIFSRISQRVELSRSQLQAIGERVSLAQAKIEKIKGSKKAIKVFSSAKYPAPERLREYGSIFTGAQDPGLQRRPRHRIQSKHRPLDERALQEKLKFFPVCVNTKPEPEDEAEEGLGGLPSNISSVSSLLLFNTTENLYKKYVFLDPLAGAVTKTHVMLGAETEEKLFDAPLSISRREQLEQQVPENYFYVPDLGQVPDIDVPSYLPDLPGVADDLMYSADLGPGIAPSAPGAIPELPAFHTEVAQPFKPDLEDGVLTAHPPPPPPPPPPPAPAVLVSAPPPPPPPMAPPGQPASGDNSGGASPSAPVQGAPKEVVDPSSGRATLLESIRQAGGIGKAKLRSVKERKLEKKKQKEQEQVRATSQGGDLMSDLFNKLAMRRKGISGKGPGSGASEGPGGAFARMSDSIPPLPPPQQPPGEEDEDDWES